In Burkholderia savannae, one genomic interval encodes:
- a CDS encoding YraN family protein — MCHARAAGQQTRGAEAVQRDNFSAAAGSKRVVGAAFETRALRFLERAGLALVARNVTVRGGEIDLVMRERDGTLVFVEVRARTSARYGGAAESVGARKRMRLLHAAHVFWARTGGASACRLDVVAFERGRLVWLRDAFRVDDAG, encoded by the coding sequence TTGTGCCATGCGCGCGCGGCGGGGCAGCAAACGCGCGGCGCCGAAGCCGTGCAGCGCGACAACTTTTCCGCGGCGGCCGGGTCCAAGCGCGTCGTCGGCGCCGCGTTCGAGACGCGCGCGCTGCGCTTCCTCGAGCGCGCGGGGCTCGCGCTCGTCGCGCGCAACGTGACCGTGCGCGGCGGCGAGATCGACCTCGTGATGCGCGAGCGCGACGGCACGCTCGTGTTCGTCGAAGTGCGCGCGCGCACGAGCGCACGCTACGGCGGCGCCGCGGAGAGCGTCGGCGCGCGCAAGCGAATGCGGCTCCTGCACGCGGCGCACGTGTTCTGGGCGCGCACGGGCGGCGCGAGCGCATGCCGCCTCGATGTCGTCGCATTCGAACGCGGCCGGCTCGTGTGGCTGCGCGACGCATTTCGCGTCGACGACGCGGGCTAG
- the rsmI gene encoding 16S rRNA (cytidine(1402)-2'-O)-methyltransferase, translating to MTSLLDLARAQQYPTGALYVVATPIGNAADITLRALHVLALADRIAAEDTRNTGQLLARYGISKPLVAVHEHNERAAAAKLVDHLRAGERIAYVSDAGTPGISDPGAKLVDAVRAAGLGVIPLPGASAATSAVSVAGDWAGAFTFAGFLPPKPKQREAALQALKAHPYALVFYEAPHRIVETVEALAAALGGERRLLIARELTKLHEELFEGTLAEGPTWLRADANRQRGEFVLVVEGAPRDDRAADETAHDALLRLLLDEVPVKSAAKLAAALTGASRNALYARALALKNEEE from the coding sequence ATGACTTCCCTCCTCGATCTCGCGCGGGCGCAGCAATATCCGACGGGCGCCCTCTACGTCGTCGCGACGCCGATCGGCAACGCCGCCGACATCACGCTGCGCGCGCTGCACGTGCTGGCGCTCGCCGATCGCATCGCCGCCGAGGACACCCGCAACACGGGCCAGTTGCTCGCCCGCTACGGGATCTCGAAGCCGCTCGTCGCGGTGCACGAGCACAACGAGCGCGCGGCCGCGGCGAAGCTGGTCGACCATCTGCGCGCGGGCGAGCGGATCGCTTACGTGTCGGACGCCGGCACGCCTGGCATCTCCGATCCGGGCGCGAAGCTCGTCGACGCGGTGCGCGCCGCGGGCCTCGGCGTGATCCCGCTGCCGGGCGCGAGCGCGGCCACCTCGGCCGTGAGCGTCGCGGGCGACTGGGCGGGCGCGTTCACGTTCGCGGGTTTCCTGCCGCCGAAGCCGAAGCAGCGCGAAGCGGCGCTCCAGGCGCTGAAGGCTCATCCGTATGCGCTCGTGTTCTACGAGGCGCCGCACCGGATCGTCGAGACTGTCGAAGCGCTCGCGGCGGCGCTGGGCGGCGAGCGGCGCCTGTTGATCGCGCGCGAGCTCACCAAGCTACACGAGGAGTTGTTCGAGGGCACGCTGGCCGAAGGGCCGACGTGGCTGCGCGCCGACGCAAACCGGCAGCGCGGCGAATTCGTGCTCGTCGTCGAAGGCGCGCCGCGGGACGATCGCGCCGCCGACGAAACCGCGCACGATGCGCTGCTCAGATTGCTGCTCGACGAAGTGCCGGTGAAGAGCGCGGCGAAGCTCGCCGCGGCATTGACGGGCGCGTCGCGCAACGCGTTGTACGCGCGTGCGCTCGCGCTGAAGAACGAAGAAGAGTAA
- a CDS encoding septal ring lytic transglycosylase RlpA family protein: MRFRLPRQLGTLVVFFALTGCAVPPNAPSAEQAKSAASKDALRTAAAGAANNKDTAGAPLNFDTALASMPAAGSQDASRQSLADAKPIDAADVSDFRQTGRASWYGKGFHGRRTANGERFNMNELTAAHRTLPLASYVRVTNQTNGKSVVVKINDRGPFSRGRILDLSYAAAKVIGLVHAGTARVKIQGLSPEEARVARDEMLASNAAK, translated from the coding sequence ATGAGATTTCGATTACCGAGGCAGCTCGGGACTCTAGTTGTATTTTTCGCGCTGACAGGCTGCGCGGTGCCGCCGAACGCACCGTCCGCCGAACAGGCGAAAAGCGCCGCGTCGAAGGACGCACTGCGCACGGCCGCAGCGGGCGCGGCCAACAATAAGGATACGGCGGGCGCACCGCTGAACTTCGACACGGCGCTCGCCTCGATGCCCGCCGCCGGCTCGCAAGATGCGTCGCGCCAATCGCTCGCCGACGCGAAGCCGATCGACGCCGCCGACGTCTCGGATTTCCGCCAGACCGGCCGGGCATCGTGGTACGGCAAGGGCTTTCATGGCCGCCGCACCGCGAACGGCGAACGCTTCAACATGAACGAACTCACGGCCGCGCATCGGACGCTGCCGCTCGCGTCGTACGTGCGCGTGACGAACCAGACGAACGGCAAGTCGGTCGTCGTGAAGATCAACGATCGCGGCCCGTTCTCGCGCGGCCGGATTCTCGATCTGTCGTACGCGGCGGCGAAGGTGATCGGCCTCGTCCATGCGGGCACCGCGCGCGTGAAGATCCAGGGCCTGTCGCCGGAAGAAGCGCGCGTCGCTCGCGACGAGATGCTCGCGTCGAACGCGGCGAAGTAA